From Butyricimonas paravirosa, one genomic window encodes:
- a CDS encoding PRTRC system protein C: MALEITGMTRSFTFKKGSGMITLDDPNPSDSPEMVMSYYSNFYPELTTATVHGPVIKNDKAVYEFKTTIGTKG; this comes from the coding sequence ATGGCACTCGAAATCACAGGAATGACACGCTCGTTCACGTTCAAGAAAGGCAGCGGAATGATTACGCTCGACGATCCCAACCCGTCGGACAGCCCCGAAATGGTCATGAGTTACTACTCCAACTTCTACCCGGAGCTGACCACGGCGACGGTACACGGACCGGTCATCAAGAATGACAAGGCGGTGTACGAGTTCAAGACCACCATCGGGACAAAAGGATAG
- a CDS encoding PRTRC system ThiF family protein gives MKRVHYTDSYLMNPQHPVTVNIIGAGGTGSQVLTGMARLDVTLRALGHPGLFVTVYDPDIVTDANIGRQLFGPSDLGLNKSQCLVTRINNFFGNDWKAEASFYPSVLKEVKRTEIANITITCTDNIKSRLDLWNVLAKVPSSSYTDNNTPLYWMDFGNTKTAGQVVLGTVPKKIKQPVSTMYETVGSLKVITRFVKYARVKEVDSGPSCSLAEALEKQDLFINSTLAQLGCNILWKMFRHGMIEHHGLFLNLETMKVNPIGV, from the coding sequence ATGAAAAGAGTACATTATACAGACAGTTACCTGATGAACCCGCAACATCCGGTGACGGTAAACATCATAGGCGCGGGCGGTACAGGCTCGCAAGTGCTGACCGGTATGGCAAGACTGGATGTCACGCTCCGTGCACTCGGACATCCGGGATTGTTCGTAACGGTCTACGATCCAGACATCGTGACGGACGCAAACATTGGGCGGCAGCTCTTCGGACCGTCGGACCTGGGACTGAACAAGTCACAATGTCTGGTCACAAGGATAAACAATTTTTTCGGAAACGACTGGAAAGCGGAGGCGAGTTTCTATCCGTCGGTATTGAAGGAGGTAAAGCGGACCGAAATTGCGAACATCACCATTACCTGTACGGATAATATAAAATCCAGACTCGATTTGTGGAACGTGCTTGCGAAAGTTCCTTCATCCTCCTATACGGACAATAACACGCCGCTCTACTGGATGGATTTCGGGAATACAAAGACCGCCGGGCAGGTTGTACTGGGAACCGTGCCGAAGAAAATCAAACAGCCGGTTTCCACGATGTATGAAACGGTCGGCTCACTGAAAGTCATTACCCGTTTTGTGAAATATGCGAGAGTGAAAGAAGTGGATTCCGGACCGAGTTGCTCACTGGCAGAGGCATTGGAAAAACAGGATCTGTTTATCAACTCCACGCTGGCGCAACTCGGCTGCAATATCCTCTGGAAAATGTTCCGCCACGGGATGATTGAGCATCACGGGCTGTTCCTGAACTTAGAAACGATGAAAGTCAATCCGATAGGGGTATAA
- a CDS encoding prokaryotic E2 ligase family D protein, with the protein MVETNELTRKLRTLLHPRAALIVYAEENDNHSTDDDGYFIEVRDIDENGTMGEGRPVTVEFMNELVRGYSESHSVTPYGRIPSNLLWFDPRKGSEKYIWYNPPQKRMMFFHDILKIESAEYNLPGVIYEAGENRLNVYAYTDVELTDNSDLFAAPFFNVTGASVCLGSAKIEKPKDLTYTNLLEYWEKRFWLTEFSHLGGGGNPTKSNLVLVTKAAKDKPFDLDELQPLKKLKLKDILR; encoded by the coding sequence ATGGTAGAAACGAATGAACTTACAAGAAAACTGAGGACGCTGCTTCATCCGAGGGCGGCGTTGATTGTCTATGCGGAAGAGAATGACAACCACAGCACGGATGACGACGGTTATTTTATCGAAGTCAGGGACATAGACGAAAATGGGACAATGGGCGAAGGCCGTCCGGTGACGGTGGAGTTCATGAACGAACTGGTACGGGGCTATTCCGAAAGCCACAGTGTGACACCATACGGCAGGATACCGTCCAACCTGCTGTGGTTTGACCCGCGCAAGGGCAGTGAGAAATACATCTGGTACAACCCGCCCCAAAAGCGCATGATGTTCTTCCATGACATCCTGAAGATTGAAAGCGCGGAATACAACCTGCCGGGCGTGATCTATGAGGCCGGAGAAAACCGTCTGAATGTCTATGCCTATACAGATGTTGAACTGACAGACAATTCGGACCTTTTTGCGGCTCCGTTCTTCAATGTGACGGGAGCGAGCGTCTGTCTGGGCTCCGCAAAAATTGAGAAGCCGAAAGACCTGACCTACACGAACCTGCTGGAGTATTGGGAAAAGAGGTTCTGGCTGACGGAGTTCTCCCATCTGGGTGGAGGTGGGAACCCCACGAAATCCAATCTGGTACTGGTAACGAAAGCGGCAAAGGACAAGCCTTTTGACCTTGACGAACTGCAACCTTTAAAAAAACTGAAACTAAAAGACATATTGCGATGA
- a CDS encoding DUF3575 domain-containing protein yields MTVIKRILLTVFLAVTGLSLSAQEKPDSTAYRFRFVAENDMFFSPWSGNGQELERLLAAIDEHRPAIEAGQMYLLVTSYATDGNEEQTAAQVAKTRRNRVKSELIVRGKIKESNFVTDQLFDEAYTDGNGKSLHNMVIVTLPASVEKVAEIAGAEAAARVEAYNKEVSGEAERERMAAKEQAKAEQTAKEKAEQERIAAEQAAREKAEAERMERERMAAEQVEKERLEAEEQARLQAEETAIATPYHFALRANLLRWATLTPDLGIEWRINRHVGIAVNGTWASWSWDDKNRRYALWEVAPEVRWYLGKEKRGYIGAMYKAGQFNYKLSETGRQGDLMGGGIVGGYQLKLNNALSLDFNLGIGYIHADYDKYVVINGVRVRRGSETKNWWGPVSAGVTLVWNIF; encoded by the coding sequence ATGACAGTGATAAAACGAATATTATTGACGGTCTTTCTTGCCGTTACAGGATTGTCGCTTTCGGCACAGGAGAAGCCGGACTCCACTGCCTACCGTTTCCGGTTCGTGGCAGAGAACGATATGTTCTTCTCCCCGTGGAGCGGCAACGGACAGGAACTTGAGCGGTTGCTTGCAGCCATCGACGAACACCGCCCCGCCATCGAAGCCGGACAAATGTATCTTTTAGTGACAAGCTACGCTACGGACGGCAACGAAGAACAGACTGCGGCGCAAGTGGCAAAGACACGCCGCAATCGTGTGAAGTCGGAACTGATTGTGCGCGGCAAGATAAAAGAGTCGAACTTCGTCACCGACCAGTTGTTTGACGAAGCCTATACGGACGGGAACGGAAAATCCCTGCACAACATGGTCATCGTCACCCTCCCTGCCTCTGTTGAGAAAGTGGCGGAGATAGCCGGTGCGGAAGCCGCCGCCAGAGTGGAAGCCTATAACAAAGAGGTGTCTGGCGAGGCGGAGCGCGAACGTATGGCAGCGAAAGAGCAGGCAAAAGCGGAACAGACTGCCAAGGAAAAGGCAGAACAGGAGCGTATCGCTGCAGAGCAGGCAGCCCGAGAGAAAGCCGAGGCGGAACGGATGGAGCGTGAACGCATGGCAGCGGAACAAGTCGAAAAAGAGCGTCTGGAAGCGGAGGAACAAGCCCGCCTGCAAGCTGAAGAAACGGCAATAGCCACCCCGTATCATTTTGCCTTGCGTGCCAACCTCCTGCGTTGGGCAACCCTCACTCCCGATTTGGGTATCGAGTGGCGCATCAACCGCCATGTGGGTATTGCCGTGAACGGTACGTGGGCTTCATGGAGCTGGGACGACAAGAACCGCCGCTATGCCCTTTGGGAAGTGGCCCCCGAAGTGCGATGGTATCTCGGCAAGGAGAAACGGGGCTATATCGGTGCGATGTACAAGGCCGGGCAGTTCAACTACAAGCTGTCCGAAACAGGCCGTCAGGGCGACCTCATGGGCGGTGGTATCGTCGGAGGTTATCAGCTGAAACTCAACAATGCCCTTTCTCTTGATTTCAACCTCGGCATCGGCTATATCCATGCCGACTATGACAAGTATGTGGTCATCAACGGCGTGAGGGTAAGGCGCGGCAGCGAAACAAAGAACTGGTGGGGCCCCGTCTCGGCGGGTGTCACCCTGGTGTGGAACATCTTTTA
- a CDS encoding type IA DNA topoisomerase, whose product MIAIIAEKPSVGQDIARVVGATEKMDGYITGNGYMVTWALGHLVSLALPGTYGYTRTTAEDLPMIPEPFRLVPRQIRTDRGMVTDIAAGKQLKIIDEVFSKCDSIIVATDAGREGELIFRWIYSYLGYTKPFRRLWISSLTDEAIREGMANLREGSGYDSLYAAADSRAKADWLVGMNASRALATASGSANNSIGRVQTPTLAMICARFKENRNFVSTPYWQLHIALKKDDVHRQFFNPEDFRDKNGAEAAYRRITSDSVVTINKVERKTVFQQAPLLYDLTALQKDCNIHHDLSADKTLSIAQSLYEKKLVSYPRTGSRYIPEDVMAHVPALLEKVITMPWFREYGRTFDLSGLNTRSVDATKVTDHHALIVTGVVPEGLSEAEAVVYEMIAGRMLEAFSPRCEKESLKMECVCEGMDFRSQSAVIVNPGWRAVFSRKEDREKDEPEGNGGTAVFAEGEEIPVMGYGLAQKKTLPRPLYTEATLLTAMENCGKEIADGQAREAVKELGIGTPATRAAIITTLFKRDYIERSGKSIRPTEKGLYLYESVKGMMVADAELTGTWEKALAQIEGHTLDPESFMLSIREYTGKVTGEILRLKFPEPSSRAFTCPKCKTGNVIVKAKVAKCDHEGCGLLVFRRFLNKELTDQHLEQLFSSGSTRLIKGVKGKKGASFDAAVAFDADFNLKLSFPKPKGGKGK is encoded by the coding sequence ATGATAGCAATCATAGCAGAGAAACCGAGTGTCGGTCAGGACATAGCCCGCGTAGTCGGGGCTACAGAAAAAATGGACGGCTACATAACAGGAAACGGCTACATGGTGACATGGGCGCTGGGACATTTAGTGTCGCTGGCATTGCCGGGAACATACGGCTACACGAGGACCACCGCCGAAGACCTCCCGATGATTCCCGAACCGTTCCGCCTTGTGCCACGGCAGATACGCACGGACAGGGGGATGGTGACGGACATCGCCGCCGGCAAACAGCTCAAAATCATTGATGAAGTATTCTCCAAATGCGACAGCATCATCGTGGCAACGGACGCGGGCCGCGAGGGGGAACTTATCTTCCGGTGGATATATTCTTATCTGGGCTATACCAAGCCCTTCAGACGGCTGTGGATCTCCTCGCTTACCGACGAGGCCATCCGCGAGGGCATGGCGAACCTCAGGGAGGGAAGCGGATACGACAGCCTCTATGCCGCCGCCGACAGCCGTGCGAAGGCCGACTGGCTGGTGGGCATGAACGCGAGCCGCGCCCTGGCGACAGCCTCCGGATCGGCGAACAACTCCATAGGCCGTGTGCAGACTCCCACGCTCGCCATGATATGCGCACGCTTCAAGGAAAACCGGAACTTCGTCTCCACTCCATACTGGCAGCTGCATATCGCGCTGAAAAAAGACGACGTGCACCGGCAGTTCTTCAACCCGGAGGACTTCAGGGACAAGAATGGGGCGGAGGCCGCGTACAGGCGCATTACTTCCGACTCTGTGGTGACCATAAATAAGGTAGAACGAAAGACGGTATTTCAGCAGGCTCCGCTTCTGTATGACCTTACCGCACTACAGAAGGACTGCAACATCCACCACGACCTTTCGGCGGACAAGACCCTTTCCATCGCCCAGTCCCTGTACGAAAAGAAACTGGTCTCCTACCCGAGAACGGGCAGCCGTTATATCCCGGAGGATGTCATGGCACATGTCCCGGCCTTGCTGGAAAAGGTCATCACCATGCCCTGGTTCAGGGAATACGGACGGACTTTCGACCTTTCCGGCCTGAACACCCGGAGCGTGGACGCCACGAAAGTGACCGACCACCATGCACTGATCGTCACGGGCGTCGTTCCCGAAGGGCTGTCCGAGGCGGAAGCGGTTGTTTATGAGATGATAGCCGGAAGGATGCTGGAAGCCTTCTCTCCACGCTGCGAGAAAGAGTCACTGAAGATGGAGTGCGTGTGCGAGGGTATGGATTTCCGCTCACAATCCGCCGTCATCGTCAATCCCGGCTGGCGTGCCGTGTTCTCCCGGAAGGAAGACCGTGAAAAGGACGAGCCGGAAGGTAACGGGGGAACGGCGGTGTTTGCCGAAGGCGAGGAAATCCCGGTCATGGGATACGGGCTGGCACAGAAAAAGACCCTGCCCAGACCCCTTTACACGGAAGCGACCTTGCTCACCGCCATGGAGAACTGCGGTAAGGAAATCGCTGACGGACAGGCACGGGAAGCGGTGAAGGAGCTGGGCATCGGCACGCCCGCTACCCGTGCCGCCATCATCACGACCCTTTTCAAGCGTGACTATATCGAGCGTTCCGGCAAGAGCATCCGCCCGACGGAAAAGGGGCTTTACCTCTACGAGTCGGTCAAGGGCATGATGGTGGCCGATGCCGAACTGACCGGTACATGGGAGAAGGCACTGGCACAGATAGAGGGGCACACCCTCGATCCGGAAAGCTTCATGCTCTCCATCCGGGAATACACCGGGAAAGTGACCGGTGAGATACTGCGTCTCAAATTCCCCGAACCGTCGTCACGCGCCTTTACCTGCCCCAAGTGCAAGACCGGCAATGTGATAGTGAAGGCAAAAGTCGCCAAGTGCGACCATGAGGGGTGCGGACTGCTGGTGTTCCGCCGTTTCCTGAACAAGGAGCTGACCGACCAGCATCTGGAACAGCTTTTCTCTTCCGGCTCCACCAGGCTGATCAAGGGGGTCAAGGGCAAGAAAGGGGCCTCTTTCGACGCCGCGGTAGCCTTTGACGCGGACTTCAACCTGAAACTCTCGTTCCCCAAGCCCAAGGGAGGGAAGGGGAAATAA
- a CDS encoding DUF3945 domain-containing protein — translation MAKKNVRDEPLKPQVTENEQMSDIVLILDKMELLLQAVSKLDKDGRYETVPADKEHRNSFLKIDRYANMFENFLKNFWSQLKDPTRFGILSIKEDTLDDPKVRQAVEDLAAGKKTDAVEEFLKQYEIVPRDKENQSINHQNQEEMAKKNETQQQAAQGDGTQQQPQYRYNESMINWEQLKNFGLSREELQERGLLDQMLRGYKTNQVVPISMNFGSAVLRTDARLSFQQSRSGDIVLGIHGIRQKPDLDRPYFGHIFSDEDKKNLLETGNMGRVVELKNRNGEYVPSFVSIDKLTNEVVAMKAENVFIPREISGVELTEQEQNDLREGKKIFVEGMTARSGNPFDAHLQVNAERRGVEFIFENDKLFNRQSLGGVELTKKQIDDLNEGKAIFVEGMKRKDGELFSSYVKLDEATGRPSYTRYNPDSPEGAREIYIPNEINGVKITPEEQKELREGKPIFLNDMVNRKGEEFSSFIKADLETGRLSYSRTRDGFDQREEFKIPAKVWDVELTRKQRADLQSGKAVLVEGIKGYDGKTISQYVKANFNQGRLDFYNENPDRRRDASQRNVVSATQRQGEENRQSRGASIA, via the coding sequence ATGGCAAAGAAAAACGTGAGGGACGAACCCCTCAAACCGCAAGTCACCGAGAACGAGCAGATGAGTGACATCGTCCTTATCCTCGACAAGATGGAGCTGCTCCTCCAGGCGGTCAGCAAGCTCGACAAGGACGGCAGGTACGAAACAGTGCCGGCAGACAAGGAGCACCGCAACTCCTTCCTCAAAATCGACCGCTACGCGAACATGTTCGAGAATTTCCTGAAGAACTTCTGGAGCCAGCTCAAGGACCCGACACGCTTCGGCATCCTTTCCATCAAGGAAGACACGCTGGACGACCCGAAAGTGCGGCAGGCCGTCGAAGACCTCGCCGCCGGAAAAAAGACAGACGCGGTGGAGGAATTCCTCAAACAGTACGAGATTGTCCCCCGCGACAAGGAAAACCAAAGTATCAACCATCAAAATCAAGAAGAAATGGCAAAGAAAAACGAAACACAGCAGCAGGCCGCCCAAGGTGACGGCACGCAGCAGCAGCCCCAGTACCGCTACAACGAGTCCATGATCAACTGGGAGCAGCTGAAGAACTTCGGGCTCTCCCGTGAAGAACTCCAGGAACGGGGGCTGCTCGACCAGATGCTCAGGGGCTACAAGACCAACCAGGTCGTGCCCATCAGCATGAACTTCGGCTCCGCCGTGCTACGCACCGACGCGAGGCTCTCGTTCCAGCAGTCCCGCTCCGGAGACATCGTGCTGGGCATCCACGGTATCCGGCAGAAACCCGACCTCGACCGTCCCTACTTCGGGCACATCTTCTCGGACGAGGACAAGAAAAATTTGCTTGAGACGGGCAACATGGGGCGTGTCGTGGAACTGAAGAACCGCAACGGCGAGTATGTCCCCTCTTTCGTCAGCATCGACAAGCTGACCAACGAGGTGGTGGCGATGAAAGCCGAGAATGTCTTCATACCGCGTGAAATCAGCGGAGTTGAACTGACCGAGCAGGAGCAGAACGACCTGCGGGAAGGCAAGAAGATATTCGTCGAAGGAATGACAGCCAGATCGGGCAACCCGTTCGACGCCCACCTCCAGGTCAACGCCGAGCGCAGGGGCGTGGAATTCATCTTCGAGAACGACAAGCTCTTCAACCGGCAGTCTTTGGGAGGCGTCGAACTGACCAAGAAGCAGATTGACGACCTGAACGAGGGCAAGGCCATCTTCGTGGAGGGCATGAAGCGCAAGGACGGGGAACTGTTCTCCTCCTACGTGAAACTCGACGAGGCGACAGGCCGTCCGTCCTACACCCGCTACAATCCCGACTCCCCGGAAGGCGCACGGGAAATCTACATCCCGAATGAAATCAATGGCGTGAAAATCACTCCCGAGGAACAGAAAGAGTTGCGCGAAGGGAAGCCCATCTTCCTCAACGACATGGTGAACCGCAAGGGAGAGGAATTCTCCTCGTTCATCAAGGCAGACCTCGAAACGGGCAGGCTGAGCTACTCGCGCACCCGGGACGGCTTCGACCAGCGCGAGGAGTTCAAGATACCGGCCAAGGTATGGGACGTAGAGCTTACCCGCAAGCAGCGTGCCGACCTCCAGAGCGGCAAGGCGGTGCTGGTCGAGGGCATCAAGGGGTATGACGGCAAGACCATCTCGCAGTACGTCAAGGCGAACTTCAACCAGGGCAGACTGGACTTCTACAACGAGAATCCCGACCGCAGACGCGACGCCTCGCAGCGCAACGTGGTGTCCGCCACACAAAGACAGGGAGAGGAAAACCGCCAATCCAGGGGGGCGAGCATAGCCTGA
- a CDS encoding DUF4120 family protein: MKIRCQEHYDKVVEYAKSIGDTTFQNCIERLKQWEKNSNGRYEIELYRDFAPHSFGFAEVAANGSSGIVGGLLYHGKPDQSYAVTLTPIHGWSIHT; the protein is encoded by the coding sequence ATGAAAATCAGATGTCAGGAACACTACGATAAGGTAGTGGAGTACGCCAAAAGTATCGGCGACACAACATTTCAGAATTGCATTGAACGCCTCAAACAATGGGAGAAGAACTCAAACGGCAGGTATGAAATTGAACTCTACCGGGATTTCGCCCCACATTCATTCGGTTTTGCGGAAGTGGCCGCTAACGGAAGCAGCGGTATTGTCGGAGGATTGCTTTACCATGGAAAACCGGACCAGTCTTATGCGGTTACACTGACTCCCATACACGGCTGGAGTATACATACTTGA
- a CDS encoding PRTRC system protein E, translated as MFFTAINQMMTEGVDLTIVIRKANGQMAVSTLPKSNGLKDEAQNHIVPLTVSGLPEELDAGFLQTVARPIQKVAGLITNMAQFEAQADKAAADSKAAKEEKAKETKEEKEKREKYEKHLKKAEELIAAGKHSEAVSALGQARLHAKPQDLKKIDSMVEEQKKAMNKGSLFELMDEPAPQPQPQPQQQPQPMAATAQQPQPRPMAVPVQQPPYPPQPQAPRPIAGQPQRPMTAQPLQQPSMWPPQQPPQRPLPPQPQYAGQQPTAPQPPYGAQSDTHWQEQAFSPEDYPAQYPADGEINYNPKDYEEYPDFPQSMLEPKYSPYQTV; from the coding sequence ATGTTTTTTACAGCAATCAACCAGATGATGACCGAGGGCGTGGACCTCACGATAGTCATCCGCAAAGCGAACGGACAAATGGCGGTATCCACACTGCCGAAGTCGAACGGGCTGAAGGACGAGGCCCAGAACCACATCGTGCCCCTGACGGTCAGCGGACTGCCGGAGGAACTGGACGCGGGATTCCTGCAAACCGTCGCCCGGCCGATACAGAAGGTGGCGGGACTGATCACCAACATGGCGCAGTTCGAGGCGCAGGCTGACAAGGCCGCTGCCGACAGCAAGGCGGCGAAGGAAGAAAAAGCCAAAGAGACGAAGGAGGAGAAGGAGAAACGCGAGAAGTACGAGAAGCATCTCAAGAAGGCGGAGGAACTGATTGCCGCCGGGAAGCACAGCGAGGCTGTCTCCGCACTCGGCCAGGCACGCCTCCATGCCAAGCCGCAAGACCTGAAGAAGATTGACAGCATGGTGGAGGAACAGAAGAAGGCGATGAACAAGGGCAGCCTGTTCGAGCTGATGGATGAACCGGCACCGCAACCGCAGCCACAGCCACAGCAGCAACCGCAACCTATGGCGGCAACGGCACAACAGCCACAGCCACGACCAATGGCAGTTCCCGTGCAGCAACCGCCCTATCCGCCGCAGCCCCAGGCTCCGAGACCGATAGCAGGACAACCGCAGCGGCCTATGACGGCACAACCGCTGCAACAGCCTTCGATGTGGCCACCGCAACAACCGCCGCAAAGACCGCTTCCGCCACAGCCGCAATATGCCGGACAACAGCCTACGGCTCCGCAGCCTCCATACGGGGCACAGTCTGACACGCACTGGCAGGAACAGGCATTCTCTCCCGAAGACTACCCTGCGCAATATCCCGCGGACGGAGAAATCAATTACAATCCCAAGGATTACGAGGAATATCCCGATTTTCCCCAATCCATGTTAGAACCCAAGTATTCACCTTATCAGACAGTTTAA
- a CDS encoding DUF6926 domain-containing protein produces the protein MNNNNSKTIVWDNIPEWAIFSLEYGIDEELFLPDEDKEMITKFIVENFPNGYTMSVDWESYNEFDTNPAFGKACKTYKVTFCIL, from the coding sequence ATGAATAACAATAACAGCAAGACGATCGTTTGGGACAACATTCCCGAATGGGCGATTTTTTCATTGGAGTACGGCATCGACGAGGAACTGTTCCTGCCCGATGAAGACAAGGAGATGATAACCAAGTTCATCGTTGAAAACTTTCCGAACGGTTACACCATGTCGGTGGATTGGGAGTCATACAACGAATTCGACACCAATCCGGCATTCGGAAAGGCGTGCAAGACTTATAAGGTAACTTTCTGTATCCTATAA
- a CDS encoding DUF4099 domain-containing protein, producing MEMNKENNTPFKAEDVNWDELAAIGILKDELEMAGELDTLLSGEKTNVVSLSLVLLGVDVVMDATLQLVRKDGDPLLEILGIKPVEQ from the coding sequence ATGGAAATGAACAAGGAAAACAACACGCCTTTCAAGGCGGAAGACGTGAACTGGGACGAGCTGGCAGCCATCGGCATTCTGAAGGATGAACTGGAAATGGCCGGGGAACTCGATACGCTGCTCAGCGGTGAGAAGACAAACGTGGTATCGCTCAGCCTGGTGCTGCTCGGCGTGGACGTGGTGATGGACGCCACACTCCAGTTGGTACGCAAGGACGGCGACCCGCTGCTCGAAATCCTCGGTATCAAGCCCGTGGAACAGTAA
- a CDS encoding ATP-binding protein → MKIPRDKYLQELQSVMHNGMIKIITGVRRCGKSYLLFELFKQSLLDNGVNEDHVIQVDLENRRSKDLRNPDTLLDYIDGHIVDNDMYYILLDEIQLVPEFEDVLNSYLKIKNADVYVTGSNSRMLSSDVKTEFRGRGYEIRVHPLSFSEFLKTGQYASELNALQDYMIYGGMPQIVSFSDKKKKENYLKSLFQGTYIRDIKERYNIRNDDDLNELIDIIASNIGCLTNPTNLENTFKSVKGHSISDTTIQSYLGMLQDAFMVEKAIRYDIKGKHYINTPSKYYFEDVGLRNARLNYRQIDGGHLMENIIYNELRIRGYSVDVGQVEVRTTNAEGKKIRKLLEVDFICNSGNKRMYIQSALDMPTPEKIDQETNSLRHINDGFPKIVIVGGLTPSYVNTDGISIMNVIDFLKDTEMGLL, encoded by the coding sequence ATGAAAATACCAAGAGACAAATACTTACAAGAGCTGCAAAGTGTGATGCACAACGGAATGATTAAGATTATTACCGGTGTACGACGTTGTGGAAAATCTTACCTTCTATTTGAGTTATTCAAACAATCATTACTTGATAATGGCGTGAATGAAGATCATGTTATTCAAGTAGATTTGGAAAACCGACGTAGTAAAGATCTCAGGAATCCGGACACATTATTGGATTATATTGACGGGCATATTGTAGATAACGATATGTACTACATACTATTGGATGAGATTCAACTTGTTCCAGAATTTGAAGATGTACTCAATAGCTATCTGAAAATTAAAAATGCAGATGTATATGTGACCGGTAGTAATAGTCGAATGCTATCCAGTGATGTAAAAACCGAATTTCGTGGTCGAGGATATGAAATCAGAGTACATCCTTTAAGTTTTTCGGAATTTCTCAAGACAGGACAGTACGCAAGCGAACTTAACGCTCTGCAAGACTATATGATTTATGGAGGAATGCCGCAGATTGTGTCTTTTTCTGACAAAAAGAAGAAAGAAAACTATCTTAAATCATTGTTTCAGGGTACTTATATACGCGATATAAAAGAACGGTATAATATTAGGAATGATGATGATTTGAACGAACTTATAGACATTATAGCTTCTAATATCGGTTGCCTGACAAATCCGACAAACCTTGAAAATACATTCAAATCTGTGAAAGGTCATAGTATCTCAGATACAACCATACAGAGTTATCTCGGGATGTTACAAGATGCGTTTATGGTGGAAAAAGCCATTCGGTATGACATTAAAGGTAAGCATTACATCAATACACCTTCAAAATACTATTTTGAAGATGTAGGATTGCGCAATGCCCGTCTGAATTATCGTCAGATTGACGGTGGCCACCTTATGGAAAATATTATATATAATGAACTGCGTATCAGAGGGTATTCTGTTGATGTCGGGCAAGTGGAGGTGAGAACAACAAATGCCGAAGGAAAGAAAATACGAAAACTATTGGAAGTGGATTTTATTTGTAACAGTGGGAACAAACGTATGTATATACAATCAGCACTTGATATGCCTACTCCTGAGAAAATTGATCAGGAAACAAATTCACTTCGTCATATCAATGATGGATTCCCTAAAATAGTCATAGTTGGAGGCTTAACCCCTTCTTATGTGAATACTGATGGCATATCAATCATGAATGTGATTGACTTCCTTAAAGATACAGAAATGGGGCTATTGTAA